CATCAGCCCCACTGGCAAAATTTCATCGACCTGTTTAATTCCCTGCCCTTGATGTTGCTGGGGTGGCTGGTCGCTGCCTGGGCCGGGTCCAAACTGGGGATGCTGTTGTTTTCCAGCATGGCCCTGCATGTGCTGGGGGATTTGCCGCTGCACCATCACGATGCCCATCGCCATTTCTTTCCCTTCTCCGACTGGCGCTTCCATAGTCCGGTGTCTTACTGGGATCCCAACCACTACGGTCAGATTGTGACCGGGTTGGAAATTCTCATGGTGTTGGTATTCAGTATCTGGTTGGCCCTAGGATACGAGGCTTGGCCGGCGCGGCTGAGTGTGGGGTTGGTGGGCCTACTCTACGGTGCCTATTTCGTCTATGTTTTCACGGTGTGGGCTTAGACGGCGATGGCCTGCTATTATCTATCGACTGACTGGATTCCGCAGTGTCTGTGATGCTCGCTTTGGCGAGATAATTTAGGGTTGTTCTGATGGGCTGGCAGGCAACTCTATCAATCGCCCAAGGGACGAAGTGGCGGGAGGTAGGAGTCAGCTCGGGTTGCCTTGCTAAGTTGTCTTGAATTGTCTGCTGAATCCTGGCGTCATACCAGGGTCAGCATTCGAGTCCGATTGAGTGTTTTATGGTCACCCTGTTAACGGCTATTAGCAGCATCTTCACCACTCCCCTGCTGCGCATCGGCGGGTCGGTGATTTCCTTGGCAACCATCTTGCAGGTGCTGGCGGTACTGCTGGTTGTCTTGACCCTGACCCTGATTGTGAAGCGGTTGCTGACCCGGGTGATCTTGAAGCAGCTCGGGCTGCGGCAGGGCACCCGAGAATCGATCGCTACCATTAGCAGCTATGGGGTAGGGGTGCTGCTTGCGATCGCACTGTTGCAAGCCGTCGGCATCAACCTGGCCTCCCTGGCGGTAGTCGCGGGCAGCCTCGGTATTGGCATTGGCTTTGGCCTGCAAGACATCGTCCGCAACTTCATCAGCGGCATCACCCTACTAGTAGAACGGCAGCTAGAAGTGGGCGACTTCATTGAATGGCAAGGACTCTCCGGCTATGTGGCCGAGATTTCCCTGCGCTCCACCGTGATTCGCACCATCACCGAGCGCTACATCATCGTCCCCAACAGCAACCTGGTGGGCGATAAAGTCATCAACTGGACCTACCACCACACCAAAGGTTGGGTCTCCCTGCCCATCCAAGTGGCCCATGAGAGTGACCCCGTAGCTGTGATTGAAGTGCTGATGGACTCCGCCTACCTAGAAGAGACGGTCTCCCACGAGCGCGCCCCGGAAGTCTACTTCGTCGGCTTCAGTGAATATTCCCTAGACTTTCAGCTCTGGGTCTGGGTCACCCAAATCGATCGCAAATACATCACCGAAAGCTCCCTGCGGTTCATCGTCGAACAAAACCTGCGCCAGCATGGCATCAAATTAGCCTCTCCCCGTCTGGATCTATGGCATCGCAATCCCAACCTGGTGGTGCAATCATCCCTGGAGCGCTATCCGCACCACGTCACCCTGCAGGCTCCCTTCCCCGACGAGATGGCTGGGGGATCCCTCAAGCGTCCTGTCTCTACCCGCGATC
This portion of the Halomicronema hongdechloris C2206 genome encodes:
- a CDS encoding mechanosensitive ion channel domain-containing protein; the protein is MVTLLTAISSIFTTPLLRIGGSVISLATILQVLAVLLVVLTLTLIVKRLLTRVILKQLGLRQGTRESIATISSYGVGVLLAIALLQAVGINLASLAVVAGSLGIGIGFGLQDIVRNFISGITLLVERQLEVGDFIEWQGLSGYVAEISLRSTVIRTITERYIIVPNSNLVGDKVINWTYHHTKGWVSLPIQVAHESDPVAVIEVLMDSAYLEETVSHERAPEVYFVGFSEYSLDFQLWVWVTQIDRKYITESSLRFIVEQNLRQHGIKLASPRLDLWHRNPNLVVQSSLERYPHHVTLQAPFPDEMAGGSLKRPVSTRDLLRQISYFQNCSEIELRKLVEVGSRRHLKMGETLYQAGDPGNAFYIILAGALSYTVDGLNHAPTVLTTSEFIGEFSLMLGIPRTVTVHAIEDTTVFAVSPQGFKKILKDQPQLYELIVQAMGRHQEELSQHRLQLRHMGLLNTTEYDKNPVAWITKNLEKLFNLSNDVTPPTHP